The Deinococcus hopiensis KR-140 sequence CCTCCGCGCCTTTCAGGCCCATCTGGACGCCGCCCGCGCCCTGGGCATGCAACCCGTTCCCGGCAAGGGCAGCAACGACTGGGTGATCGGCGGAACGCACACGGCGAGCGGCAAACCCATCCTGGCCGACGATCCGCACCTGGCGCTCACCAGCCCCATGCTGTGGTATCTGGCGGATGTACAGGGACCGACACTGAAGGCCATCGGCGCGAGCATTCCGGGCCTCCCCGGCATCGTTATCGGGCGCAACGAGCGCGTGGCCTGGGGCGTGACGAACGTGAATCCCGACGTACAGGACCTGTATGTGGAGCCGGACGACGCCAGATTCACCACCCGCACCGAGGTCATCAAAGTCAAGGGCAGTGCGGACGAGCGCCTCACCGTCCGCGAGAGTGCCCACGGTCCGGTCATCTCAGACGTGGGGGCGGGCGACGTGGGGCCGCGGGTGGCGCTGAAATGGACAGCCCTGCAGCCCCGCGATACCACCCTGGACGCCTTTTTAGGCCTGAACTACGCGCAGAACTGGGCGGACTTCACCCGGGCCCTGTCGCGCTACGTGGCCCCCAGCCAGAACTTCGTGTATGCGGACGTGGACGGCAATACGGGCTACTATGCGCCGGGCCGGATACCCACGCGCAAAGGCTGGGACGGGAGCCTCCCCGTTCCTGGCGACGGACGGCACGAATGGACGGGCACGGTTCCCTTCGCCCGCCTGCCGCACACCTACAATCCGGCAGACGGCCTGGTGGTCACGGCCAACAACAAGGTGGTGCCCGGCAGTTTCCCCTTTACGCTGGCAAACGACCGCAACTGGGCCGAGCCGTACCGCGCCGAGCGCATCACGCAGCTCCTGACCGCTCAACCCACGGGCCTGACCGTGGAAGACGTGAAGCGGGTGCAGCTCGACACGGTCAGTCTGGTGTGGCGGGACCTGAAACCGCTGCTCCTCGCCACGCGGCCTGACGGGGACCCCAGCCGCCAGATGCTGCAGCGCCTGAAGACCTGGGACGGCAACGAGCGGGCCGACCGCGCGGAACCCGCCATCTTCGAGGCGTGGCTTTCCGAGTTGCAGGGGATGGCGGGCGACGAACTGGGCGAGGGCACCCGGATCAACAGCCTCGCCGTGCGGAACATGCTCCGGGCAGACGGCGAACTGTGCCGCAACGAGGCCGCCACTGGGGAGAATTGCGCGGACCTGCTCACCGCCTCCCTCAAACGCGCCGCCGACACCCTCGGCGCTCGCCTCGGCTCCGACGTTTCGGGTTGGACCTACGGCAAGGTGCATACGGTGGCGTCCAACCACCGCGCCTTCGGCGGCGTGAAGGCGCTGGCGTGGCTGTTCAACCACTCGGCCCCCACCAACGGCGGCACCAATACCGTGAACGTTGCCCGGCCGGAGCCCGGTACCCTGCGGCAGACGCACGGCCCGAGCTACCGCCAGATCGTGGACCTCTCGGACATGAACCGCAGCGTGTACGTAGGCAGTCTGGGCCAGAGCGGCAGCCCTTTTGGGAACCACGTCACCGATCAGCAAAAACTCTGGGTGGCGGGGGGGTACATCCCCATGAGTACGGCGGCGCAGGACTGGGGCAAGGCGAGCACGCTGACGCTGACGCCGGAACGGTAAGTCGCTGGGTGATGTCGGCCTACCCCTCCTCGCCCTGCAGGGTCAGCACCAGGCGGCGGGACCCACCCCCGTCCCGGTGCTCGCACAGATAGATGCCCTGCCAGGTCCCCAGCGCCAGCCGCCCGCCCTGCACGGGCAGCGTCAGCGCGGGGCCGAGCAGGGCCGCCTTGATGTGCGCGGGCATATCGTCGGGACCCTCCAGGGTGTGCTCGAACGCGGGCCACCCGTCTGGCACGAGGTGATTGAAGTACCGCTCGAAGTCGCGCCGCACGTCGCCAGAGGCGTTCTCGTTCAGGGCGAGGCTGGCCGAGGTGTGCGTGATGAAAACGTGCAGCACACCCACCCGCACGCGGGCGAGTTCGGGCAGGGCCCCCTGCACCTCACGCGTGATGAGGTGAAAG is a genomic window containing:
- a CDS encoding secondary thiamine-phosphate synthase enzyme YjbQ, with protein sequence MWAQRDLRLRPFSRGFHLITREVQGALPELARVRVGVLHVFITHTSASLALNENASGDVRRDFERYFNHLVPDGWPAFEHTLEGPDDMPAHIKAALLGPALTLPVQGGRLALGTWQGIYLCEHRDGGGSRRLVLTLQGEEG
- a CDS encoding penicillin acylase family protein, which gives rise to MRLLARLGRGLLWLLLLLLAAALALVLWLKVTSTPTTSGTIRLQGLSGPVTVTRDAWGVPHIRAQASDEDAMFALGFVHAQDRAWQMDFQRRVSQGRLSEVLGKPALPQDRFLRTWGFYRAAQSALPALSERSRLMVRAYTAGVNAGFASGKAAPEFRILGYTPEPWTDVDSIAWSKLMAFDLGGNWEEEVLGSRVVGRLGERGLNEVMPPYPEDAPTVLSADELKRTGPRVQASRPAAVSLPPATLRAFQAHLDAARALGMQPVPGKGSNDWVIGGTHTASGKPILADDPHLALTSPMLWYLADVQGPTLKAIGASIPGLPGIVIGRNERVAWGVTNVNPDVQDLYVEPDDARFTTRTEVIKVKGSADERLTVRESAHGPVISDVGAGDVGPRVALKWTALQPRDTTLDAFLGLNYAQNWADFTRALSRYVAPSQNFVYADVDGNTGYYAPGRIPTRKGWDGSLPVPGDGRHEWTGTVPFARLPHTYNPADGLVVTANNKVVPGSFPFTLANDRNWAEPYRAERITQLLTAQPTGLTVEDVKRVQLDTVSLVWRDLKPLLLATRPDGDPSRQMLQRLKTWDGNERADRAEPAIFEAWLSELQGMAGDELGEGTRINSLAVRNMLRADGELCRNEAATGENCADLLTASLKRAADTLGARLGSDVSGWTYGKVHTVASNHRAFGGVKALAWLFNHSAPTNGGTNTVNVARPEPGTLRQTHGPSYRQIVDLSDMNRSVYVGSLGQSGSPFGNHVTDQQKLWVAGGYIPMSTAAQDWGKASTLTLTPER